The Rhopalosiphum maidis isolate BTI-1 chromosome 1, ASM367621v3, whole genome shotgun sequence genome has a segment encoding these proteins:
- the LOC113561171 gene encoding facilitated trehalose transporter Tret1-like, whose translation MSSKIDIGGDNPVKNYGPMATFAQLCATIAQSFLLVGLGMELTMSTIVIQDLYNNPKSEFSLTTSQVSWYGSILFVFHPTGSFLSGFLQERFGRKRCMVLANIPSILGWIMLYYTHSVASLYASTVLMGLSIGFSEAPILSYVGEITEPRIRGMMASLASTAGMLGMFLIYLLGYFFEWRIVALLSTLCPITCICLVMLIPESPIWLIAKGKNEKAKKALCWLRGWVNPEIVKTEYLELIRYNELSGIRNDKVNIEYDSLSSKLSQLKDPSVYRPLGLVMIVFFISYIVCLLPCKPYFSQILNQVDLSNDQSLLLVFFSILQMAGCIILFFIINYLGKRFLTVMSVMINTILLIAFGLYIIAINNNYIQSTPWFPKMVLSGISLFGTSISTLPWMLISEIFPNKSRGVAAGSCAALSYLLMFIITKSYLSIEIFLTLEYTMLLFGGIGLFGLVYLYLYLPETENKTLLEIEEYFK comes from the exons ATGTCCAGTAAAATTGACATAGGCGGGGACAATCCTGTCAAAAACTATGGCCCGATGGCGACATTTGCACAA ttGTGCGCTACCATAGCACAGAGTTTTTTATTAGTGGGACTAGGCATGGAATTAACAATGTCAACGATCGTAATTCAAGATCTGTATAACAATCCAAAAAGTGAATTTTCATTGACAACGTCTCAAGTATCGTGGTACG GAagtatattgtttgtatttcaTCCAACCGGGAGTTTTCTATCGGGATTCCTGCAGGAAAGGTTTGGAAGAAAACGATGTATGGTTTTAGCCAACATCCCTAGTATTTTAGGATGGATAATGCTATACTACACACACTCCGTGGCTTCACTTTACGCTTCGACCGTGCTAATGGGCTTGAGCATAGGATTTAGCGAAGCCCCAATATTATCGTACGTTGGAGAAATAACCGAACCTAGAATCAGGGGAATGATGGCTTCATTGGCGTCTACAGCCGGCATGCTaggaatgtttttaatttaccttttgggatatttttttgaatggaGAATCGTCGCCTTGCTGAGTACACTTTGTCCGATCACGTGCATATGCCTCGTCATGTTg ATTCCAGAATCTCCTATATGGTTAATCGCCAAAGGAAAAAACGAAAAGGCTAAAAAAGCTCTGTGTTGGTTAAGAGGATGGGTGAATCCTGAAATAGTCAAAACCGAATATCTCGAGCTAATTCGGTATAACGAATTGTCTGGAATTCGAAATGACAAGGTCAACATCGAATACGACAGTCTATCTTCAAAATTATCCCAACTTAAAGACCCATCTGTATACAGACCGTTAGGATTAGtgatgattgttttttttatttcctacATAGTCTGCCTTTTACCTTGCAAACCATATTTTAGTCAAATATTGAATCAAGTTGATTTATCAAATGATCAAAGTTTATTGTTg gtttttttctCCATTCTACAAATGGCCGGAtgcataatactattttttattatcaattacctGGGAAAAAGATTCTTAACTGTTATGTCAGTTatgataaatactattttgctAATTGCATTTGGTCTATACATCATagcaattaataacaattacattcaatCAACTCCTTGGTTTCCCAAAATGGTGTTAAGCGGCATTTCTTTGTTCGGAACTTCTATCAGTACTTTACCTTGGATGTTAATAAGTGAAATTTTTCCTAATAA aagCCGAGGAGTTGCTGCTGGATCATGTGCAGCTTTATCGTATTTACTTATGttcataataacaaaatcatacttatcaattgaaatttttctaACCTTGGAGTACACTATGCTTTTATTTGGTGGTATTGGGCTGTTTGGATTAGTctacttatacttatacttgCCCGAGACTGAAAATAAAACGCTATTAGAAattgaagaatattttaaataa
- the LOC113556328 gene encoding innexin inx1, translating to MLKLLGGLKEFVKRQPVTIDGTVFRVHVTFTTVVLLACSIMVTATQYVGNPIQCIVDGLPTRPVNTYCWITSTFTMPDAFQREQGVGAAHPGVGPENGEPPKYYTYYQWVCFALFFQAMLCYFPKWVWDMQEGALMSTLVMGLQFGLGADKEREKQKKILVHYMLTHIRKHTWYAAKYWICEFMCLANIVLQIYWMNRFFGGEFITYGLRVIGMSTEHQENRVDPMVFIFPRVTKCTFHKFGPSGTVQKHDSLCVLPLNIVNEKTYIFIWFWYLLLLVALVLMICHRVLIMYNATARKNALRYRHYRLITDDVAKAVTNKVSVGDWWVLYMLGKNIDPIIYREVVREIAKKADN from the exons ATGTTGAAGCTGTTAGGCGGGCTCAAGGAGTTCGTCAAGCGGCAGCCGGTGACCATCGATGGCACGGTTTTTCGGGTGCACGTCACGTTTACCACGGTCGTGCTGCTCGCGTGCTCCATAATGGTGACGGCCACTCAGTACGTAGGCAATCCGATCCAGTGCATCGTGGATGGGCTGCCCACCAGGCCGGTAAACACGTACTGCTGGATCACGTCTACGTTCACCATGCCGGACGCGTTCCAAAGGGAACAGGGCGTGGGCGCCGCGCACCCAGGCGTTGGACCCGAAAACGGCGAACCTCCCAAGTATTATACGTACTACCAGTGGGTGTGCTTCGCTCTGTTCTTCCAGGCCATGTTGTGCTACTTCCCCAAGTGGGTGTGGGACATGCAGGAGGGCGCGTTGATGTCCACGCTGGTCATGGGCCTGCAGTTCGGACTGGGCGCCGATAAGGAGCGCGAAAAGCAGAAGAAAATACTCGTCCACTACATGCTCACCCATATCAGA AAACATACTTGGTATGCCGCCAAGTATTGGATATGCGAGTTCATGTGCTTGGCTAACATCGTGCTGCAGATATACTGGATGAACAGATTTTTTGGCGGAGAGTTCATTACGTACGGGCTGCGTGTAATCGGCATGTCCACCGAACATCAGGAAAACCGGGTGGACCCGATGGTCTTCATATTTCCCCGGGTGACCAAGTGCACATTCCACAAGTTTGGACCCTCAGGAACCGTGCAAAAGCATGATTCGCTGTGTGTATTACCTTTGAACATCGTAAACGAAAAGACTTACATATTCATATGGTTTTGGTATCTACTCCTGTTGGTGGCGTTGGTCCTAATGATCTGTCACAG GGTGTTGATCATGTACAACGCGACCGCAAGGAAGAACGCGTTGCGGTATCGCCACTACAGGTTGATAACCGACGACGTCGCCAAAGCCGTGACGAACAAAGTTTCGGTGGGTGACTGGTGGGTGCTGTACATGCTGGGCAAAAATATCGATCCGATCATTTACAGGGAAGTGGTGCGCGAAATCGCGAAAAAAGCCGACAACTGA
- the LOC113556466 gene encoding facilitated trehalose transporter Tret1-like: MSDVKEVQERKSAQKYGPKATLAQCLATIAQSFLFIGFGMNLSISAIVIRDLYRNPNSEFSITITEASWYGSLLFIIYPVGCLLSGILQDKFGKKCCMILANIPSIIGWVFLYFAQSSVLLCASTLLMGLSTGFGAGSTSSYVGEISEPRLRGSLGSLGSMATRIGTLLMYILGLFFDWKTTALISMFCPIICTCFVIFIPESPIWLIAKGRNEKAEEAMCWLRGWVEPEKIKPEFLELVHYNEVSGTQGGCKIDTDDKNLFSNLAQFKNPAVYRPLRLILIFFFVSFAVSIYPTRPFITKIMKEIGLYDNQNESLVLLSGLTSIGSIIATATVHRAGKRLLTLLTLTINTVLLFSLGVYIIAVKAEYLISSPLISLTFLCSIYFFGSCGVSCMPWMILIEVFPNKSRGVATSVSSGLAYIILFTLTKTYLIIEMYLSLEYTMILFGCVGVFGLIYFYFYLPETENKTLLEIEEFFVLNKNG; the protein is encoded by the exons atgtcTGACGTAAAAGAAGTTCAAGAGCGAAAATCAGCACAAAAATATGGTCCAAAGGCGACGTTGGCACAA TGTTTGGCGACAATAGCACAAAGTTTTCTATTTATCGGATTTGGCATGAACTTATCAATATCTGCAATAGTCATTCGCGACTTGTATCGAAACCCAAACAGTGAATTCTCGATAACGATCACCGAAGCTTCATGGTAcg GGAGCTTGTTGTTTATAATCTACCCGGTCGGATGTTTACTATCTGGAATTCTGCAAGATAAATTCGGAAAAAAATGCTGTATGATACTTGCAAACATTCCCAGTATTATCGGATGGGTCTTTCTATATTTCGCACAATCATCGGTATTACTGTGCGCATCGACACTTCTGATGGGATTGAGCACGGGATTCGGGGCCGGATCTACCTCATCGTACGTCGGTGAGATATCGGAACCTAGGCTCAGAGGATCTTTGGGTTCATTGGGAAGCATGGCGACGAGAATAGGCACGTTACTTATGTACATCTTGGGATTGTTTTTTGACTGGAAGACCACGGCGCTGATCAGCATGTTTTGCCCCATTATATGCACCTGCTTTGTCATTTTC ATCCCGGAGTCTCCCATTTGGTTAATCGCTAAAGGGCGAAACGAAAAAGCTGAAGAAGCCATGTGTTGGTTAAGGGGGTGGGTAGAAcctgaaaaaattaaaccagAATTTCTCGAACTGGTTCATTACAATGAAGTATCTGGAACACAGGGTGGTTGCAAAATTGATACAGAcgataagaatttattttcaaatttagccCAGTTCAAAAATCCAGCGGTTTATAGACCACTTAGattgatattgatttttttctttgtatctTTCGCAGTCAGCATTTACCCTACCAGACCGTTCATCACCAAAATAATGAAAGAAATCGGTTTATACGATAACCAAAATGAATCGTTG gTTCTACTGTCAGGCTTGACGAGCATTGGGTCCATTATAGCAACTGCCACTGTTCATCGAGCTGGAAAAAGATTATTGACCCTATTGACATTAACAATAAacactgttttattattttcgcttggtgtatatattattgcagtCAAAGCCGAATATCTAATATCGTCTCCTTTGATTTCATTAACATTTCTGTgcagcatttattttttcggcTCATGCGGTGTTTCGTGCATGCCTTGGATGATACTTATTGAAGTGTTTCCgaacaa AAGCCGAGGAGTTGCTACATCTGTTTCCTCGGGATtggcctatataatattatttacattaacaaagacatacttaataattgaaatgtatttaagtcTGGAGTACACTATGATTCTCTTTGGCTGTGTTGGTGTTTTTGGGTTAatctatttctatttttatttgccagaaactgaaaataaaacattgttagaaattgaagaattttttgtattgaataaaaatggctaa
- the LOC113550262 gene encoding facilitated trehalose transporter Tret1-like: MVDNSIIASEYTSIKYSSMATLAQLLATIAQSFLSIGLGMQLAISAIVIHHLYGNTKSDFSISLNEASWYGSILFIIHPFGCFLSGILQERFGKKNCMILANIPSIIGWTLLYLAHSSFFLYASTLLMGFSIGVGAGAVHAYVGEITEPRLRGAMASLTNTAALFGIMITFTLSSLFDWRTVALLSICCPIICILLIIFIPESPIWLIAKGKNKKAEKALCWLRGWVDSDTVKPELFKLLHYNNISGTIGTQYSNVVTSDNNSLLSKIAQFKEPSVYKPMKLIMIYFFTSYVINLTAGKPFIGKIMTEVGLRDNQSIYLIIFSILQMVGSVILILTIRRFRKRFLSLVTISMNSILLLLFSVYIAAMKNNYIKSTQWIPLTLIGGIYLSSGCGVACIPWMLIGEVFPNKSRGIATGVCAGMSYLLLFALTKSYLTVEMFLSIEYSMLLFGCIGICGLVYFYFYLPETENKTLLEIEEFFASDQKVERR; encoded by the exons ATGgttgataatagtataatagctAGCGAATacacatcaataaaatatagttcaaTGGCGACGTTGGCtcaa ttgTTGGCTACTATAGCACAGAGTTTTCTGTCAATCGGTTTGGGTATGCAATTAGCAATATCAGCAATTGTTATTCATCACTTGTACGGAAATACTAAAAGCGATTTCTCAATATCACTAAACGAAGCATCTTGGTACG ggagtatattgtttataattcacCCATTCGGATGTTTTCTATCGGGGATTCTACAAGAGAGGTTCGGAAAAAAGAATTGCATGATTCTTGCAAACATTCCTAGCATCATCGGCTGGACTTTACTGTATTTAGCTCACTCGTCGTTTTTTCTCTACGCGTCGACACTTTTGATGGGATTCAGTATAGGCGTTGGCGCTGGTGCAGTACACGCCTACGTCGGAGAAATAACAGAACCAAGACTCAGAGGAGCCATGGCTTCACTAACGAATACTGCAGCTTTATTTGGGATAATGATAACTTTTACTTTGAGTTCATTGTTTGACTGGCGAACTGTTGCACTGTTGAGTATTTGTTGtccaataatttgtatattgttaataattttt ATTCCAGAATCTCCCATTTGGTTAATCGCTAaaggtaaaaacaaaaaagctGAAAAGGCTCTGTGTTGGCTAAGAGGATGGGTAGACTCTGATACAGTTAAAcctgaattatttaaactattacattataacaatatatctgGAACGATTGGAACTCAATATAGCAATGTTGTTACAAgcgataataatagtttactgTCAAAAATAGCCCAATTCAAGGAACCATCGGTTTATAAGCCAATgaagttaataatgatttattttttcacgtcTTATGTAATTAACCTTACTGCTGGCAAACCATTCATTGGTAAAATAATGACAGAAGTTGGTTTGCGAGATAACCAAAGTATATATTTG attattttttccattttacaAATGGTTGGGAGTgtgatattgattttaacaATACGTCGTTTCCGGAAAAGATTTTTGTCGTTAGTAACGATATCAATGaactctattttattattattatttagcgtATATATTGCGGccatgaaaaacaattatattaaatcgacGCAATGGATTCCTTTAACATTAATCGGCGGTATTTATCTATCTAGCGGTTGTGGTGTAGCATGCATACCCTGGATGTTAATTGGTGAAGTGTTCCCGAACaa aagTCGAGGAATTGCTACTGGAGTATGTGCAGGAATGTcatatttacttttgtttGCATTAACAAAGTCATATCTAACAGTTGAAATGTTTTTGAGTATTGAGTACTCGATGCTTCTTTTTGGTTGTATTGGTATTTGTggattagtatatttttatttttatttgccagaaactgaaaataaaacgttattagAAATCGAAGAATTTTTTGCATCGGATCAAAAGGTCGAacgtagataa